One Anabaena sphaerica FACHB-251 DNA window includes the following coding sequences:
- a CDS encoding SRPBCC family protein, with product MSAFYISDSTIKGSDMLWSQDKENLLIQGEILLQTRSHTMWGGNVTASMYLPLVRSHVWQQITDYPRWVQYFPDITKSEIISKGEVKFLYQTAQKAFLFFTAQVEIYLNVVEVLGQQIQFRMEKGTFQDFHANLELKDMGNGTLLAYTVQATPNIPIPSIFIQQAMNLELPENMRKMRQVLCNSQ from the coding sequence ATGTCTGCGTTTTATATCTCAGACTCAACTATTAAAGGTTCAGATATGTTGTGGAGTCAAGACAAGGAAAATTTGCTGATCCAAGGTGAAATTTTGCTGCAAACGCGATCGCATACTATGTGGGGTGGTAACGTCACAGCTTCGATGTATTTACCCTTGGTGCGTTCCCATGTCTGGCAGCAGATCACAGATTACCCCCGTTGGGTGCAATATTTCCCTGATATCACCAAAAGCGAGATAATATCCAAAGGCGAGGTAAAATTTCTGTATCAAACAGCACAGAAAGCTTTTTTGTTTTTTACAGCCCAAGTAGAAATTTACCTCAATGTTGTCGAAGTCTTGGGACAGCAAATACAATTTCGCATGGAAAAGGGGACTTTTCAAGATTTCCATGCCAACTTAGAACTCAAAGACATGGGAAATGGCACATTGTTAGCCTATACAGTCCAAGCAACACCGAATATTCCCATCCCCTCAATTTTTATTCAACAAGCAATGAACTTGGAGTTACCTGAAAATATGCGTAAAATGCGACAAGTGCTTTGTAATAGTCAATAA
- a CDS encoding NAD(P)/FAD-dependent oxidoreductase: MLPLQIVVIGGGAAGFFGAITAAESNPQAQVTLIEASQRPLAKVLISGGGRCNVTHACFSPEELVLNYPRGGKALRGAFTRFQPLDTVAWFAAHGVNLKTEADGRMFPITDRSETIAECLIKAAFTAGLELSIGTPVISVQRQNEGFEIILRSGETKYCERLLLATGSSLIGHKIARELGHHIESPVPSLFTFNIADPKLQALAGISVNPVNLRLSVAGNKLLQQTGPLLITHWGVSGPAVLKLSAWGARILHQNRYQCKLIINWLPNLQQDEVRQRLLGVKQEWGQKAIALHRGVDLPHRLWQYLIARIGITTEDRWAEIPNKTLNQLVQEISQGEYLISGKGAFKEEFVTCGGINLKEVNFKTMESKLVPGLYFAGEILDIDGITGGFNFQSAWTTAYLAGQAMANEEE; the protein is encoded by the coding sequence TTGTTACCTTTGCAAATTGTAGTTATTGGTGGTGGGGCAGCGGGATTTTTTGGCGCGATTACTGCCGCTGAGAGTAACCCCCAAGCCCAAGTTACTTTAATCGAAGCCAGTCAGCGACCCCTAGCAAAAGTTCTCATTTCCGGTGGGGGAAGGTGTAACGTCACTCATGCTTGTTTTTCTCCTGAAGAGTTAGTTCTAAATTACCCCAGAGGTGGTAAAGCGTTACGGGGTGCTTTTACTCGTTTTCAACCCCTAGACACCGTAGCTTGGTTTGCCGCTCATGGTGTAAATTTAAAAACTGAAGCTGATGGGCGGATGTTTCCCATTACAGATCGTTCCGAAACTATTGCAGAATGTCTGATTAAAGCTGCTTTTACTGCTGGGCTAGAACTGAGTATTGGTACACCTGTCATTTCTGTGCAGCGACAAAACGAAGGTTTTGAAATTATTCTCAGGTCGGGAGAAACTAAATATTGCGAGCGTCTACTTTTAGCTACAGGTAGCAGCTTAATAGGTCATAAAATCGCCAGAGAGTTAGGCCATCACATCGAATCCCCCGTTCCCTCTTTATTTACTTTCAACATTGCTGACCCTAAATTGCAAGCATTAGCAGGAATTAGCGTTAATCCTGTAAACCTGCGTTTATCCGTTGCAGGTAACAAACTATTACAACAAACTGGTCCTTTGTTAATTACCCACTGGGGCGTAAGTGGCCCAGCAGTGCTGAAACTTTCGGCTTGGGGCGCAAGGATACTCCATCAAAACCGCTATCAATGCAAATTAATCATTAATTGGTTGCCAAACTTACAACAAGACGAAGTTAGACAAAGGCTTTTGGGTGTAAAACAGGAATGGGGACAAAAAGCGATCGCTCTCCATCGTGGTGTAGACTTACCCCACAGGCTTTGGCAATATCTCATTGCCCGTATTGGTATTACTACTGAAGACCGTTGGGCTGAAATACCTAACAAGACCTTAAATCAGCTAGTTCAAGAAATTTCTCAGGGAGAATACTTAATTAGTGGCAAAGGTGCATTTAAGGAAGAATTTGTTACCTGTGGGGGTATCAACCTCAAGGAAGTTAACTTTAAGACAATGGAAAGTAAGCTAGTTCCTGGTTTATACTTTGCTGGCGAAATCTTGGATATAGATGGTATCACCGGCGGCTTTAACTTCCAAAGTGCTTGGACAACAGCCTATTTAGCTGGACAGGCAATGGCTAACGAAGAAGAGTGA
- a CDS encoding glycosyltransferase family 2 protein — MSHFQLQTPIIFMIFKRPDTTQKVFEAIRQAKPSKLLVIADGPRPDRPEELEQCTATREIIEQVDWECEVLKNYSEQNLGCRKRIPSGLNWAFEQVEEAIILEDDCLPHPTFFRFCQEMLDYYRHDTRIGSISGDNTPLGYRRTNDSYYFSIYNRCWGWATWKRVWKNYDVDMKQWPLFRDNNWLRDILLDDYAVKVWTNIFNSNYDNLNVWDYQFMFSLWIQGYLNIIPNVNLVSNIGFGEGGTNTFNSEDTRANVPTQSMNFPIEHPPFLIRDTLADAFTQKNVYNPYSFPKRIKTKLKKIFKA; from the coding sequence ATGTCGCATTTTCAACTTCAAACCCCTATCATTTTCATGATATTTAAGCGTCCAGATACTACCCAAAAAGTATTTGAAGCTATTCGTCAAGCCAAGCCATCAAAACTCTTAGTGATTGCTGATGGCCCTCGTCCAGACAGACCAGAAGAACTAGAACAATGTACTGCTACCAGAGAAATTATCGAGCAAGTGGACTGGGAATGTGAAGTTCTAAAGAACTACTCAGAACAAAATTTAGGGTGCAGAAAGCGAATTCCTAGCGGTTTAAATTGGGCATTTGAGCAAGTGGAAGAAGCAATTATTTTAGAAGATGACTGTTTGCCACATCCCACATTTTTTCGGTTTTGCCAGGAAATGTTAGATTACTATCGGCATGATACGAGAATTGGGTCTATCAGTGGAGACAATACTCCGCTAGGATATAGACGCACTAACGATAGTTATTATTTTTCTATCTATAATCGCTGTTGGGGATGGGCAACTTGGAAAAGAGTTTGGAAAAATTACGATGTAGATATGAAGCAATGGCCTCTATTTAGGGACAATAATTGGCTGCGTGATATCTTACTGGATGATTATGCAGTTAAAGTTTGGACAAACATTTTTAACTCTAATTATGATAACTTAAATGTTTGGGATTATCAATTTATGTTTTCACTCTGGATACAAGGCTATCTAAACATTATTCCTAATGTTAATCTGGTTTCTAATATTGGTTTTGGTGAGGGTGGAACTAACACATTCAATAGTGAAGATACCAGGGCTAATGTTCCTACTCAGTCCATGAATTTTCCTATTGAACATCCACCATTTTTAATTCGCGATACTCTTGCAGATGCTTTCACCCAAAAAAATGTTTACAATCCTTACAGTTTTCCCAAACGCATTAAAACTAAACTGAAAAAAATCTTTAAAGCCTAA
- a CDS encoding flippase, translating into MFKNLSNISSKLSPNLYKFIGNTAWLLADKVLRMGVGLFVGLWVARYLGPEKFGIYNYAIAFVSMLTPLSTLGLDQIVIRNIIRDPQERNQVLGTAFILKFIGGLVTLTLTICGIGLLRPGDISIRSLVGIIAIGTLFQAFDTIDFFFQSQQQSKYTVFARGIAFALSSLGKIVLIQIQAPLIMFAGIWSVELAFGAVGLVFAYHLQGHIIKNWRYNFNYAKNLLQDSWTLIFSSIVIMIYMRIDQIMLGQMIGDQEVGIYSAAVKISELWYFVPISIANSAFPAILEAKKTSEKLYYQRLEKLLGLMALLSYAVALPICLISKDIVTLLYGQGYEEAGLILTTHIWTGVFVSSGLVRSLWTTTEGFMKFALASTTIGAFINIVLNYFLIKTYHGLGAAIATVIAQFFASYASNLFFPPTRKIFIYQTKSLLLLPFLKVIQKKFN; encoded by the coding sequence ATGTTTAAAAACCTATCTAACATTAGCTCAAAATTAAGTCCTAATTTATATAAATTCATTGGTAACACCGCTTGGTTATTGGCAGATAAAGTGTTGCGAATGGGTGTAGGACTATTTGTAGGACTTTGGGTAGCTCGTTATTTAGGTCCAGAAAAATTTGGTATCTATAACTATGCGATCGCCTTTGTCTCAATGCTGACTCCCCTCTCAACCTTGGGACTAGATCAAATTGTTATCCGTAATATTATTCGTGATCCCCAGGAGAGAAATCAAGTTCTTGGTACTGCATTTATTCTCAAATTTATTGGTGGTCTAGTTACTTTAACATTGACAATTTGTGGAATTGGCCTACTTCGTCCTGGAGATATTTCTATTCGTTCATTAGTAGGAATTATCGCTATCGGCACGCTTTTTCAAGCATTTGATACAATTGATTTTTTCTTTCAATCCCAGCAGCAGTCAAAATATACAGTTTTTGCTAGAGGGATAGCATTTGCTTTAAGTAGTCTTGGTAAGATAGTGCTAATTCAAATCCAAGCACCTCTGATCATGTTTGCGGGGATTTGGTCAGTCGAACTTGCTTTTGGAGCAGTTGGACTAGTATTTGCATATCACTTACAGGGTCATATTATCAAAAATTGGCGATATAACTTTAATTATGCCAAAAATTTACTTCAAGATAGTTGGACGCTAATTTTTTCTAGCATTGTCATCATGATCTATATGCGAATAGACCAGATTATGTTAGGACAGATGATTGGCGACCAAGAAGTAGGAATTTATTCCGCTGCTGTCAAAATATCAGAACTGTGGTATTTTGTTCCTATTTCTATTGCTAACTCAGCCTTCCCGGCAATTTTAGAAGCAAAAAAAACTAGTGAAAAACTTTATTATCAACGTCTAGAAAAACTGCTAGGATTAATGGCTTTATTATCCTATGCAGTAGCTCTACCAATCTGTCTCATATCTAAAGATATAGTCACTTTATTATATGGTCAAGGTTATGAAGAAGCAGGATTAATATTAACAACTCATATATGGACTGGTGTATTTGTCTCATCAGGTTTAGTGAGAAGCTTATGGACGACCACGGAAGGCTTCATGAAATTTGCTTTAGCCTCCACTACAATCGGCGCATTTATAAATATTGTCTTGAATTATTTTTTGATTAAAACTTATCACGGCTTAGGAGCAGCAATAGCTACAGTAATTGCTCAATTCTTCGCATCTTATGCCAGTAATTTATTTTTCCCACCTACCAGAAAAATATTCATCTATCAAACTAAATCATTGCTGTTGTTACCTTTTTTAAAGGTAATACAGAAAAAATTTAATTAA
- a CDS encoding sugar transferase codes for MLQQSIPNFQLSEAALDLRAPLSSKIRKGGWWLRIFTLVSVDFTLLTIAWILAEYRAFWHGENFYSSMLITIFIQIGALAVQGTYEPGNKRHDYGNMIKTMIFAHGIILLVCILYQPIEDISRFTLIAFWFTSTSLICSGRFGVNLLLEYLRSKEKLGKNSIFIICSEDEREQIIGFIQKENRYKILGFSNSDSLDKSNRLETLEKINQLGATEVLVSWDAIKNRMFLCWLFQASGIMVHIVPMELKPIYRDTVFHNIGGMTCLSFVSPVLTGRDFWLKRVFDFCFSSLFLLSTFPIYIAIAIAIKLDSPGPIFYKQTRIGLSSQEFKVWKFRTMRTDADKMQKELEALNETKDGVLFKIKDDPRVTRVGKFLRRYSLDELPQLFNVVLGEMSLVGPRPLPTRDVDKFSERHFIRQEVLPGVTGMWQVSGRSDILDFDQVMKLDLRYIENWSLWLDFQILFKTVQVVLKKEGAY; via the coding sequence ATGTTGCAGCAAAGCATACCTAATTTTCAATTAAGTGAAGCAGCATTGGATTTGCGCGCTCCCCTATCCTCCAAAATCAGAAAAGGAGGATGGTGGCTGCGAATATTCACACTAGTGTCAGTAGATTTTACTCTTTTAACAATTGCTTGGATATTAGCTGAATATAGGGCTTTCTGGCATGGAGAAAATTTTTATTCCTCGATGTTAATCACTATTTTTATCCAAATCGGTGCGTTAGCTGTCCAAGGCACTTATGAACCAGGGAATAAGCGTCATGACTATGGGAATATGATTAAAACCATGATTTTTGCTCATGGTATAATTCTGCTAGTCTGTATTTTGTATCAACCAATTGAAGACATTTCCCGTTTCACATTAATCGCGTTTTGGTTTACGAGTACATCTTTGATTTGTAGTGGAAGATTCGGTGTTAATTTGTTACTTGAATATCTGCGAAGCAAAGAAAAATTAGGAAAAAATTCTATTTTTATTATTTGCTCTGAAGATGAAAGAGAACAAATTATCGGCTTTATACAAAAGGAAAACCGTTACAAGATATTAGGGTTTAGCAATTCTGATTCATTAGACAAATCCAATCGTCTGGAAACCTTAGAAAAAATTAATCAATTGGGTGCAACAGAAGTTTTAGTTTCTTGGGATGCTATTAAAAATAGGATGTTTTTATGCTGGCTATTTCAAGCATCTGGAATTATGGTACATATTGTACCAATGGAATTAAAACCAATTTATAGAGATACAGTATTTCATAACATTGGGGGCATGACTTGTTTAAGTTTTGTCTCTCCAGTGCTAACAGGTAGAGATTTCTGGTTGAAGCGGGTTTTTGATTTTTGTTTTTCATCATTATTCCTCCTGTCTACCTTTCCGATATATATAGCTATAGCCATAGCCATCAAATTAGACTCACCAGGACCAATATTTTATAAACAAACCCGCATAGGTTTAAGCAGCCAAGAATTTAAAGTATGGAAATTCCGTACCATGAGAACTGATGCGGACAAAATGCAAAAAGAATTAGAAGCACTAAATGAAACAAAAGATGGCGTTCTTTTTAAAATTAAAGATGATCCTCGCGTCACCCGTGTAGGTAAATTTCTGCGTCGTTATAGCTTGGATGAATTACCACAACTGTTTAATGTGGTTTTGGGAGAAATGAGTTTAGTAGGTCCACGTCCTTTACCGACAAGAGATGTTGATAAGTTTTCTGAACGTCATTTTATCCGACAAGAAGTATTACCAGGAGTAACTGGAATGTGGCAAGTTTCAGGACGTTCAGATATTTTAGACTTTGACCAAGTGATGAAACTTGACCTTAGATACATTGAAAACTGGTCACTTTGGTTAGATTTTCAGATACTCTTCAAGACAGTGCAGGTAGTATTGAAGAAAGAAGGTGCATACTAA
- the rd gene encoding rubredoxin: MTKYVCTVCGYIYDPEVGDADGGIEPGTAFEDIPDDWVCPVCGATKEDFELVEE; the protein is encoded by the coding sequence ATGACAAAGTATGTATGTACCGTCTGTGGCTATATATACGACCCAGAAGTAGGCGATGCTGATGGTGGCATAGAACCAGGAACAGCTTTTGAAGATATCCCTGATGATTGGGTGTGTCCAGTCTGCGGTGCAACAAAAGAAGATTTTGAACTGGTGGAAGAGTGA
- a CDS encoding DUF924 family protein yields the protein MSQVTAILELWFGHPDEPGYGKPRQIWFSKEPDFDREIRSNFLADYQKAATGYLDDWMNAPQSCLALILLLDQFPRNMFRNTPEAFATDWEALSVAQHAVAQGYDQELLPVQRWFIYLPFEHSEDLAHQRQCVKLFQQLSHDPDSASAIKYAFEHLQIISRFGRFPHRNQILGRISTPEEEEFVQQEGNEF from the coding sequence ATGTCACAGGTAACAGCTATTTTGGAACTTTGGTTTGGTCATCCAGATGAACCAGGTTACGGTAAACCCCGACAAATATGGTTTAGTAAAGAACCAGACTTTGACCGGGAAATCCGCAGCAATTTTCTCGCAGATTACCAAAAAGCAGCAACAGGCTACTTAGACGATTGGATGAACGCACCACAAAGCTGTCTAGCTTTGATTTTGCTGCTAGATCAATTTCCCCGCAATATGTTTCGCAATACCCCAGAAGCCTTCGCAACTGACTGGGAAGCACTTTCAGTAGCGCAACACGCTGTCGCACAAGGCTATGATCAGGAACTATTGCCTGTACAACGCTGGTTTATTTACTTACCCTTTGAACACAGTGAAGACTTAGCTCATCAGCGTCAATGTGTGAAGCTATTTCAGCAACTTAGTCATGATCCTGACAGTGCTAGTGCAATTAAATATGCTTTTGAACATCTGCAAATTATTTCTCGTTTTGGGCGCTTTCCTCATCGTAATCAAATTTTAGGGCGAATTTCGACCCCAGAAGAAGAAGAGTTTGTACAACAAGAGGGCAATGAATTTTAG
- a CDS encoding GumC family protein, with amino-acid sequence MDSNNYTEEIDFHQYWLVLKRRFPPAVGLFSVVVLLFASLANFQKSSYEVQGKLLFKVDRTSSLIGVGKDAQDIPMQLDKKDPISTEIEVITSQPLLQKTIDALKITDLAGVPIKAEVLKKQLKLKNIPGTDVLQISYKSSNPQEAAALVNNLMSLYIRENILTNRAEATLAREFIAKQLPTSEITVQKAEMALRHFKEKNQIISLEEEGKRAVEVIAELDQKISIAQSELANANARAIELRKRLGLDPLQAMSLIALTESSGVQQVLKELQNLEENLALEQSRYLDSTPEIVSLKAKEAAIKAVLQERISQIIGNKQPVDISNLQIGELKQKITYDFIGTETQRLGIAKELNALYKSKASYKKQLDNLPKLEQDQRELERRLKAAQSTYAVLLENLQEARVAENKNTSKARIIEPAIVPENPSNSKKIIKIALGIVVGFICGIAIIIILEIQDKSIKTPKEIKGIFKYTLLASIPALSQKKNIVLGNKNVEWPIPELPVLDKQHQQIAEIYRLLQVNLKFLSSEQALKVIVVTSAVLKEGKSTVSANLAVAIAQLGRKVLLVDANMRHPVQHQIWNINNTVGLSDVIVDQIEFEAAIQRGIDNLDVLTSGDIPFNPLSLLDSKRMVSLIEDFSQNYDFVIIDAPPLVVGVEALTLGKMTDGLLLVARPGIIDITSATTVKESLDKSKSNVLGLVINGTTWESQSDKYSYYFSPAPVQIKSKEINQYLIDDRKNSKTDQKVNFINDIFSNLKK; translated from the coding sequence ATGGACTCTAACAATTACACAGAAGAGATAGACTTTCATCAGTACTGGCTGGTTCTAAAACGGCGTTTCCCACCAGCCGTAGGATTATTTAGCGTTGTTGTTCTCCTATTCGCATCACTAGCTAACTTTCAAAAGTCAAGTTATGAAGTACAAGGTAAACTACTCTTCAAAGTAGATCGTACTTCTTCACTTATAGGAGTTGGGAAAGATGCACAGGATATTCCCATGCAGCTAGATAAGAAAGACCCGATAAGTACAGAAATAGAAGTAATTACTTCTCAACCGCTTTTGCAGAAGACTATTGATGCACTAAAAATCACAGATCTAGCTGGAGTTCCTATCAAAGCTGAAGTATTAAAAAAGCAACTAAAACTGAAAAATATTCCTGGAACTGATGTACTGCAAATTTCTTACAAAAGCAGTAATCCACAGGAAGCAGCCGCACTAGTTAATAATCTCATGAGCCTTTATATCAGAGAAAATATTCTGACAAATAGGGCAGAAGCAACTTTAGCTAGGGAGTTTATTGCTAAACAACTTCCTACGAGTGAAATTACTGTTCAGAAAGCAGAAATGGCTCTGCGCCATTTTAAAGAAAAGAACCAGATTATCTCTTTAGAAGAAGAAGGAAAAAGAGCAGTAGAGGTGATTGCCGAGTTAGACCAAAAAATCAGTATAGCTCAGTCTGAATTGGCAAATGCAAATGCTAGAGCAATTGAACTTAGAAAAAGGTTAGGCTTAGATCCTTTACAAGCGATGAGTTTAATTGCACTCACCGAATCTTCTGGAGTACAGCAAGTCCTGAAAGAACTGCAAAATTTAGAAGAAAACTTAGCTCTGGAACAAAGCCGATATTTAGACTCAACTCCAGAAATTGTTAGTTTGAAAGCTAAAGAAGCCGCAATTAAGGCTGTATTACAAGAGCGGATTAGCCAGATTATTGGTAATAAGCAGCCAGTAGATATCAGTAATTTACAAATAGGAGAACTCAAACAAAAAATAACTTATGATTTTATAGGTACAGAAACACAACGCTTAGGTATAGCTAAAGAATTAAATGCTTTATATAAATCCAAAGCTAGTTATAAAAAACAATTAGACAATTTGCCGAAATTAGAGCAAGATCAGCGAGAGCTAGAAAGAAGATTGAAAGCTGCTCAGTCTACTTATGCAGTTCTTTTAGAGAATTTACAAGAAGCACGAGTTGCAGAAAATAAAAATACCAGTAAAGCTCGTATTATAGAACCAGCAATAGTTCCTGAAAACCCTTCTAATTCTAAAAAAATTATTAAGATAGCATTAGGAATTGTAGTAGGATTTATCTGCGGTATTGCTATCATAATCATTCTGGAAATCCAAGATAAGTCTATTAAAACTCCCAAAGAAATCAAAGGAATATTCAAATATACATTGCTGGCAAGTATTCCTGCTTTGTCACAAAAGAAAAATATTGTTTTGGGTAACAAAAATGTGGAATGGCCGATTCCAGAGCTACCAGTTTTGGACAAACAGCATCAGCAAATAGCAGAGATATATCGCCTCCTCCAGGTTAATCTCAAATTTCTCAGTTCAGAGCAAGCCCTAAAAGTAATTGTAGTCACAAGTGCCGTTCTCAAAGAAGGTAAATCTACAGTTTCGGCAAATTTAGCCGTAGCGATCGCACAGTTAGGTCGTAAAGTCTTATTAGTAGATGCTAATATGCGTCATCCAGTGCAACATCAGATATGGAACATTAATAATACAGTTGGTTTGAGCGATGTGATTGTTGATCAAATAGAATTTGAGGCTGCTATCCAACGAGGAATAGATAATTTAGATGTACTGACCAGCGGGGATATTCCTTTTAATCCTTTATCTCTGCTTGATTCTAAACGGATGGTTTCCTTAATTGAAGATTTTTCTCAAAATTATGATTTTGTGATTATAGATGCCCCTCCACTAGTAGTAGGTGTGGAAGCTTTGACTTTAGGAAAAATGACAGATGGGCTTTTGTTAGTAGCAAGACCAGGAATAATAGATATTACTAGTGCTACTACTGTTAAAGAATCTTTAGATAAATCAAAATCAAATGTTTTAGGTCTTGTTATAAATGGGACGACTTGGGAATCTCAATCAGACAAATACTCCTACTATTTTAGTCCGGCTCCAGTTCAGATAAAGTCTAAGGAGATTAATCAATATCTAATAGATGATCGAAAAAATAGCAAGACTGATCAAAAAGTGAATTTTATAAATGATATTTTCAGCAATTTAAAAAAATAA